The DNA window tatatatttatatttaggaCACAGATTTAGGAAgacatttatttcaaaatattttggctaTTCTCTTTAGGCccctctgggaaaaaaaaataaaatgacagcCTGGGAAGTCCCTTGTGGTGCAAAGATGCAAATCAGAACAGCACCTCATAGATGGTAAAGGAGAAAACGGATTATGGAAATTCTTAACTTTATTTAGATAAGTCCTGCTGTTAAGTTGCTAGCCTAGTCACCTTCTGGGATTTATGTAAAAAGATATAAGCTCTCTGAAAGCTGCACTCAAGCCACAGGATCACACAATCATaaggattggaagggacctctgaaGATTATCTAGTCCAACCCCCAAGTCCTTGCATGACAAGAAAGCACAGTTTCTGTCTCTGCTAACAGAAATCCTGGGCTTAACGATTATCACAAGACTTCTGAGCAGTTTATACCCAGCAAAAGCTCCACAACTGAAAAATAAGCACTTTCAGTTTTTTAAGTGGTTGTTAGCCTGTCTTCAACATGCTGgatttcacagggaaaaaaaaaaaaaaaaaaaaaaagacagaaaaaggaaaaagaaaaaaaaagaaagaaaaagaaagaaaaaaaaagaaaaagacaaaaaataccaaaaaaaaaaaaaaaaaaaaaagggaaaaaaaaaaaaaagaccaaaaaggaaaaaaagaaaaaaaaagggaggggaaaaaaagaaataagtaaAAAGTTAGGGACAGTTCTGCAAGTAAGAAAAGTCTACTGAAAAATTTGATTCTCTCTCTagccacagcacagcagttAAACTGCTATAATCACTCTGGGCTTTGCTTCATAGCTGGGATTGAGCAGGGATTTTTTCTAAAAGTTTTacacccagggctgcagtgaggaCAGAGTGTTTGTGTCAGTCTGGGTGACACAGGCAACTCTGCTCCTGAGCAATGCTGATCCTTTGCAGAAGCATCCTGCAACTGCAACTGAGTTTCAGTGAGTAACCACTATGAAGCAAGAGTTATAAAGAAGGGTACAAATAACAGATTAAAGATGTTCATCCCTTCTTAGGATTGAAATGGTGAAAACCTTGCCCTGTTTTGGGCAAGCTAGAGAGGTGCTTTTTTGGTACTGTGACTTTCAGCCTTACAGTGACAGATCTGGTCTACTGAACGTACTCTTACACCAGCCACAAAATTCTTCCGAAACCCTATTCCAGGAATGAAAGAGGCACAGAGCTGAAACACAGCTGAGAGCAATCCAAAGTAGCTAAGCCTTTGAGAAGTTCACCCTTGCatgcaggaaagcaggaaatgtgtgaggctggagctgtgcagcccCGGTGCGGCGCCGCTTACCGCGATCTTGCCCAGGTCGATGCCGTAGTTCAGCGCGCTCCACGAGCACTGCTTGAAGTTGGGCGTCCAGGACTCCTCGATGCTCTCCCGCATGCACTCGCCCTTCTCCCCCTTCAGCCCGTCCCTTCCCGGGATCCCGGGTGTCCCAGGGATCCCGTTGGCTCCCGGGTTTCCATCCCGGCCGGGAACGCCGCTGGGGCCTTGCAAGCACATGCCATTATACTGGAAGAGAGAACAGATCTTGCTGCTCCCACCCCTCAATTCCGAGGCTAACCAAGTCAAACACAAGTGAATAACAACAAAGCACACCCCCCTGCTGTACCACAATGGGCTATTTCTGCATCTCCCAGAAAATGGTTCCACTGAAGtagaaaaaacaaaggaagaataAATTTTCAAAGATAAGCAGTGCCAGCAGAATTTGCTGTAAAATAGGATGCACCTTTTTTTAATGATGCATAAATCCTagcattaaaaaattatctAGTCCAAGAATTAAAACCTGTTGGAAAATTTCACCAGagtcaaaacagaaacaaaaaaaagaagtcacATGTTAATAGTTACTTTTTCCTAACCCACCATTACTTGTATAACTGTCTATGCTAATACATGTTTagtatggttttttttttcctaagaaaatttTCTATTTCATAGAGAGCAAAGGTTAATGCCACTTTTCTTCTGTCACTGCTCCTCTGGTGAGAGGTGACAACCACATGGTGGTAATCAAGCCCCACAGTTCAGACTCCAATATGCACACAAATGGATGGTGATATGAATGTGGGAAGCTGCATCCTGGAATAAAGCTGAACTCAGGAAGCCTGCTTGTAACAGCGGGAAAGCAGACATGGGAGGAGGGCACACTCACATCCTTCCTAACATCACAGCATTAGGAAAGGTCAAATGTTGCCCTCCCAAACTCCATGTTAACACACATCACCTTCTCACCTTCTGCCCACCTTGGAGAGTAGGTTTGtgaagcccagagctccctcccacagcagcctAAGGGCTGGGATGTGAGAGGAGCACTGGGCATGGGAATGCTGAGCAGGAACCTGCAGGGGCTGGCCAGGGCTTTTACTTCATGTGCTCTGTCCTCTCTGGTGCTGACTGCTTCCTCCCAGTCTTCATCCCAAATCTTCACAGATAGCTGTATTCTGCTCTTCCACTTTCTCATATTTATTTGTCTTCATCTAGTTTAAACCACCTAATGGCCGTCTGTTTCAAAAAGAAACTGCTGCAGCTATTCCCCCTCATGCCAGCCATGCCCctgtctgccctgcaggagctgtaaACTAAACTGTAAGCTGTAAACTGCCTCTGCCCTCTTTCCTTTGTCAAATTGGTGAATTTTCTTCACTGAGGTTGTGCCTTTTCACAGGCTCTGGTGCAAAAACCAGCAGAGCCATCACAGGCTTAGCTGGAGCCACACCAAAAGTAAAATCAGTGACTACATGGAGAGGTCTAGTAAGAAGTCAGATGAGGGTATGACTAATGGTTGCTAGCTTTCCCTTACTACCTTCACCAAAGAAAACCCTGCTGGCTAAAGGCAGTGGAAATATTGGAATATTTTCACGAAGAAAACCATGCTTCAGAAAAGTTCACTGAGAAAGGGTTAGTTGGCAAAGCACCAGCCCAGCAGAACAATGCAAGGACATTTCTATGTCACACAGCAACAGTGatctggttttgctgttgctttCCCACTGGACTCTGTTTGTAACAGTGACTGGCTCTGGCTTTCGCATGTGGTTCCTCACCACAGAAATCCTGCATGTGGAAATAGGCAAGAGCTGGGTCAGGCCAAAGCTGTGGCCGACTGCCCCCatccccagagccaccaggaAGGGCTGGCCTGTCCCCACACAGGAGCTGCCACCCACAGCCAGACAGGGAGAGCACCTCAGCCATGGCACATCCCAAAAAATAAATGGGAGCACAAGAATCACCTGGGCTTTGGGGTCTACTCCAACTAAAATTGTGTCTTGCCAAGTCAAgtctttttcatgttttcttaaGCTGGAAATGCATAAAACATACTTTAAACATCCACTGAAGGCAGGATCCCCCCTCAGTCCTGCCTCcactctgccctggcagggcttcTGCTGAAGCGTCTGtacagctgggctgtgcatgAGTCAGCTGCCACTGATTTACCCACACTTTGCTGCTCACTCTGCTGCACCCAAAAAGCACTGAGCAATTTCAAAGCACTGAGGGATCCTGAAACACGGCTCAGAAAATGTTAACTCGTCCATGCGTTCAGACTCCTTATTCTCAATGCAATTCAATTTCCACAATAAAAGTGAAAAGATAATGAAGTGGTGTGGAAGGGAAGGAGCTTTGCTAGCAGTGGTGCTTCCAGCACATCCTTTCAGGGATCTCTCTGGAGATCATGGAAGAAATGGTCATACCACTGATTTTCTATAGAAGGGGAAACGGCAGTACAGCAACTCACAGAAATACCTTCACATCTGCTTTCTACATTCCAAGGACTGGAAAATTTCCCTCCTGTCATCTATCCCTGAGATGGGATAGTCCCAATGCATTCAGGTTTCTAGTAGCAGTGGAATTTCAAACAATGGTGTGCAGTCCCTGCCGCCCAAGGAAATAATGCATTCAATGCCACTCCGATGGAAAGTGTGCTCGGTGAGCATGCAGTTTCAGAGCATGCAGATAGTTTTTCTCATTACTATTTATCCACTAGCATTTTAGGAGCTAAGCAGCAGTTAAGCGCTTACGTTGGAAGGAGCTAAGCAGCATTCACTGCTGATGTTTGATTGTAAGGTTCCGGCGCTGGCCCTGCAGTGCGCGGAGCGCAGCGCCAGCCCCGGCACCGGGCACGGCGGGGAGTGCGGGCTCGGCCGGCGCCAGCCGCCATCCCGGCCCGGGCCCGGTGGGGCAGCGCTCACACACACACCGGGCCGCCGAGACCCCGCGGTTTGTGTCAATGCCCATCAGCGCCTCCTCCGCGTTTTCCTGATTCAGCGCAACAAGGGCTCGATTAACTGAACCGAGAGATGCCCAGCGGCGCGGGACCGGCGCTGTCTTGTCTGGAGCGGCCGCCAGGCTTTTCCAAAGCCTCTGATCTATCGCCTTTTTGGTATCTTTGCAATAACAAAGCGACTGCGTGGCTCCTCcagccgccccccgcccgccccgctcccgctcccgctcccgctcccgctccccgGCCCGCCGCTCTCACCACGTCCACCACCTCCCGCTGGCGGAGCGCCTTCTGCTTGCCCCGGGGGCTCTCGGAGCCGCCgtgcggcggggccgcggccagcagcagcgccagcagcagcagcagcggggcggcggcggcggccgggccgcgggGCATCGTGCGGGGCGGGATGCGCGGGGCGGCGCGGCAGAGCCCGGCTCCCCGCTCCGGGCGGCAGCGCGGCGATAAATGAGCCTTTCAGAGCGCGCAGCCCGAGCCCCCTCCCCGGGGAGGCCGGGAATTTCCATCCCGTAACCGGGCGAGACGGCCCGGCAGAGCCACCCCCCTCAGCCATTGGCACGGGGCCGGGGCCTCCCGCCCCTCGGGCCGGCCCCGCCGAGCCTTCCCCGGGCCGCGCCggagcccccggccccgccgagccttccccgcgccgcgccgcgccgcgccgagccgagccgagccaagccgagccgagccgacctgagccgagccgcgccgagccgAACtgagccgagccgcgccgagccgAGTCGAACCGaaccgagccgagccgagccgagccgagccgagccgagccgagccgagccgagccgagccgagccgagtCGAACCGAACCGAGCCGAGtcgagccgagccgcgccgagtCGAACCGAACCGAACCGAGCCGAGTCGaaccgagccgagccgagccgagccgagccgagccgagccgagccgagccgagccgagccgcggCAGCGCCGCGGGGCCATGCCCGGCGCTCCCGGAGCCCTCCCGGCTCTCCCCCCGGCTCTCCCCCCGGCTCTCCCCCCGGCTCTCCCCCCGGCTCTCCCCCCGGCTCTCCCCCCGGCTCTCCCGCAGCCCCAGGCAGTTCCCTTCCACGCCTTCAGGTGTTTGCCCGGCGCTCGGTAGCTCCTGTCCGATGAAGGAGCTGTGTCTGCAAGACACCGCCTAACGCCACAGCGGGATGCTGATGCACCGCGAGGAGAAACTGTGATAAAGTATCAGCCGGGCATCAGTCACAGATTTCACTGTAACAGAACCCAAGGTAAGGACGCAAAATCCTTCTGAACAATAAaggatttggggctttttcgAAAAACTTGGTATTGCCAGACTGAACATTGGCAATTTAGTAACAAAGGGAAAGTTTTCGGCTACCCAGTGTAAACCATCCCATACTGCTTTAATTCCAAATCATACATTGCTTTTCATCATTCTCGGATTGAAAGCACTGTAAAAGAAAGGATGTGATATGTCCTCAAGAATTCAAAATAGAAATAACAAATGTTTGAGGTAGCTCCTGTATACTGCAAACTTCGCTGTATTTGTAGAGGTAGAGTTTCCAGAAGGGGGAGATAAGCTTcaactctttttttctgaagtatttaACAAAACCACACATTTCTCCTGCAGGAAAGAATGCTGCAGCTATTCTCTACAAGAAGTTGAGTCATTCAAACAGGCTGCATGGAACCACATTTTTGTGTGGACTGAACCCCTTCATGTGGCTCTTCACTTAAGCcacttcttccctttccctgtctGTGCTGGTGGAACAATAGCAGTGaagggagagctgcagcacaggtcAGTCCCAGTGCTGTCACCAACCCCGTCACACGCTGTCCTGAGGGCTGGGACTGACGTCAGCCACACTGCTGAGGTGAGGGCTCCTACCTTGTGAAGAAGAGCAGCATTACATCCTGCCAACTTCAAAAAAACAGCTGGTAAATCACAATGGTTCCCTAAACCAGCTGGGAAATTTTATGGAATGATGTAAATCCTTAATTGTAACAATTGCTTTGGTGACAGCCTCAGTCAGCATccacaaacacaggcagagGCTTCATTGAGCAATGGCTCGGTGCTGCCTCTGGGCTGATGGCAGTGCTGTGAGGGCGGTGATGTTTGATTTCTGTGTCACCTGCATGTCCACACAAGCGTCCTTACCGCGGGCTGGGGATCCTCAGCATCAACACAGGCTGTTGCTAAGGTGTGTCCCTTCACAGGGTGCCAGACTTCTGCACTACAGAATTAATTTCCTCAGGCAAGgtgcagcagctgaagtacacagtgcagcagcactgcacgcCTTCCCAGGCAATCACTCAGGGTTTTAGAGAATAAAATTTCCATGGATGTTCACAATTGTTTCCCCACCTGGGTTTGCTCACCATATGTTTGAGTGTGGTTTAGAAGCTTTGAAATTCCAAATGGCTTTGCCAGAGGAAGCAAACTGAGGAGCACTGTAAGAGAAGGTCTCAGCAAACAGCAGTGGGACATCTGCTTTGAGCTCTGGTGAGAGCATTGTGCAGCTCCTAGCCCTTGCTTGACTTGCAGTGTGCATTTCCATCTGGAAAACAGCAATGTCAACATCCTCCTTAGCCTTCTTCAGCCCAAGCAAGCCTTGCCATCTGTTAGGCTTATGTTTTGTGGTCTTCTGATATATTTAAATGCTTCTGAGGGCACACACCACTGCCAAATGCTGGTGAGATACTCAAATTGAATCAGAACTACTGATCTACTTTGCCTTAACTATTTCTCATAGCTCAAACAAGTGATAATAAACTTGCCTGAGCATCCTCTGACCATGATCCAAGGACTTGCCTGAGCATCCTCTGACCATGATCCATATTACATCAACTAGGGATTCTTTCATTTTATCCATCCTGCCATATGATACAGGCTTTATCTTTTATATATGGCCCCACAAACATATCAGAACATATTAGGAGTTGTTATTGATGTCACTAAAATCTCCCAGATGGCCAGTCTactcctgcacagcctgggcaggctCACACAAGGTCACTGTGGCACAGTCAATGCATCTTGCACCACAGAAGCTCATAGATGAGGCTGATGCCAGGAGTGCAGTCTCTCAGCTGCAGCTTGAGCTGCTTTCCCCCTCACGCAGCCTCTcagcatcccaaaaatccaGACACACAAGTCTGGAGAGAAGGATGTTCCCATACACACATGTGTTTCCATTCACCTCAGCTCTAACATATTTAAATTCAAGGGACTGCCCATGGGGTCACTGggtctctctgcctttcctgtcCAAACTATTCCAGTTTATGGATCCTGTTTGTTAGCACACTGGTTTGACTTCAAGCAGTAAGTATTTGTTATTCAATGTAGTTGTTATTCAGTCCTCAGTCTTTACAGTGTGAAATAACTGCAGGGAACCAGGAGCACCAGACTTAGGTGTTCATAAACATTACAGAAAGTTCAAGGCTGAGGATCCTGAGACAAAAGAGGCCCATTAAGTAAGTGCCAAGACTTGGACTTTTCATCTTCCTTTAACTCTTATTGCTTCATACATTTCCCTGTTCTGAGGATGTCTGGGGATTTTGACTTTGGCTGGCAGCCTGATCTCTGCATCACTCTGTTGTCATACCCTGGGTAACACTCAGCATCCTTGCCAACCTGTCTTTGGTGCTTTTAACTGTGGAGTTCATCCTTTTAGATCTTGTTCACTTTAATACTGGCATTTTAGGGTGAGTTGTAAGTTGGTGTAAAAGGCTGAGATCAGGGAAAACTGTTGAATTTTTCAAATGGCTCTTTGCAGGCTGCCTGTCTGATCAAGGAGACAAAGAGCTGTCTGTACTGCTGTGGAAGAAAACCAAAGTAAGATCTCTCATGTAATTTATTACAGATTTAAGAAATTGATTCCAACTTCCACCAAAGAAGCCTTTGGAACTGCATAAAAACCAATAGGATTGTGGCCTTAGTCCTTTCTAACACCtcttaatttaaatatatgatTGATATAGCATGagtaagattttttaaaaaatccaaaacatctctctttatttttttacttttctagCACAGATAgacctatttaaaaaaaagttccaGTAGCTTCTGCATAAATGATAAAAGCATTATAGCCCCAGCAGTGCTTTGCAGGTACACATATTAACATTTGaatcttaaaatatatttggggCATGTGCTCCCACTTCAGAGGCTTGTCTGCAGAAGAGAATTCCTGTGTTCACATACATGAGGACAGCATTTTTTGagtgtgagggaaaaaaaatcatgatgGTAAatgttaattctttttttctgaataagcACATGGCAGTTTTAATGTTACTAtaggaaatgtatttttacacAATAAAAAACATGAGAGAATCAACACTTTTTGTTATTCATATTAATTATGTTTTCTATGGGGAGAAATATTTAACATTGTCTCTGACAAGTCAAGACCAGGACATAGGTCAGATACCAGTGACAACTTATGGAAACAGTTCCTTCCATTGCCGGCTGGGGTTCTAGGCAGATCTGGTTTTTTCTGTCCAAGTCATCAGTTGATTTATAGTTGCATTTGCTTGTAGCTGTGTTTCTACAGTAATAATGGAGGCACTGAATATTGTAAACTAAACACTATTCACAAACAGTCAGAGAGAGATAAACTTTAATAAAACTATTTGGGAGAACTGTCTGCCTCACTGATAAAGGATAAATCAGGACATCCAGATGTTTCCATAGTGCAAACTTTATGATGAAAAGCCCATACTGTTTCCATTAGCTGCTGGTTGCAAATTTCAGACCCTGAAGGGGTCTGGTCTGTGCCTCTGCAAGgctgctccccagagcagctggcacaATCCCAGCTGCAGTCACGAAAACATTTGGGTCTGCAGGGACATCAGGAGCAcatctggctgcagcaggtccaCTTGGGTTGGGTTGTTCAAGGACTTGTAGGATGGTAAAATTAAATTCACTGGGTGTCCAGTGAATCATCACGTGCAAGGGGAGAGCTGAGTCTCAGGAGGAACATTTGCTCATTAGACTGGCTGGGAATCAGCCAGTGGTAGAAAAATCACTTGGCTACCTCATGAAACCTCAATGAATAGAAAGGCTTACACAGAACTGAAAAGCTAACTTTCCTTAAATCCTGTGCTAATAAAAGGTTATTAGGATGTGAAATACAGTGCTCCATTCAGACAAGAAGGCTTCTTCAAATGAAGGGCACAATCTGCATTTTTCTACACCATTCATCAAATGCACTGCCAGAAGTTTGTTCTTCCAGTTTTGGAAGGTAGTAGCTCGAATTAGTGATAATCCTGAAATTAAAGGAATAGACTTTAACTttgaaggttttattttatttgtgtcCAGTAAAACCTTTGAAAAGAAGTTCCTCAGGATAAGCAAGCTAtgagcagggctgaggcagggctctgcagcccttcaaGGTGGCTTACAGAAACCAGAGGTCTACAGCCACCATAACAGGCACACACAAAATGCACAGAAGTACATGAAAGATTTGgtcaaagaaacaaacaaaatttgGCCCATTTGCACAAAACTCAGAAGAGAGACAGATGAGCAGAGCCAGACAACAATGACAGAGGGGAGCACACGTgatcactgcagctctgcttcttGGATGTAGTGGTGGATCTTGAACCTGTGGCATTCCT is part of the Ammospiza nelsoni isolate bAmmNel1 chromosome 1, bAmmNel1.pri, whole genome shotgun sequence genome and encodes:
- the CTHRC1 gene encoding collagen triple helix repeat-containing protein 1, which encodes MPRGPAAAAAPLLLLLALLLAAAPPHGGSESPRGKQKALRQREVVDVYNGMCLQGPSGVPGRDGNPGANGIPGTPGIPGRDGLKGEKGECMRESIEESWTPNFKQCSWSALNYGIDLGKIAECTFTKMRSNSALRVLFSGSLRLKCRSACCQRWYFTFNGAECAGPLPIEAIIYLDQGSPELNSTINIHRTSSVEGLCEGISAGLVDIAIWVGTCSDYPRGDASTGWNSVSRIIIEELPK